In one Streptomyces sp. NBC_01288 genomic region, the following are encoded:
- a CDS encoding DUF6274 family protein, with amino-acid sequence MAASVRHETRALLRAHLSAASSYRHVTRHCSICHRLLRLAMDAPPAPEPQDDPESGTS; translated from the coding sequence ATGGCGGCTTCGGTCAGGCACGAGACGCGGGCGCTGCTCCGTGCGCACCTGTCGGCCGCCAGCTCCTACCGCCATGTGACCCGGCACTGCTCGATCTGCCACCGCCTGCTGCGGCTGGCCATGGACGCCCCGCCGGCGCCGGAGCCGCAGGACGACCCGGAGAGTGGAACGTCCTAG
- the hrpA gene encoding ATP-dependent RNA helicase HrpA, which translates to MSTHPASAPGTSAPALGDLAPRLTELTLRDAHRLGRRLEGARKIRKPEARAAVLAEIETEVARGEERMAARRTRIPAISYPEQLPVSQKKADIAAAIRDHQVVIVAGETGSGKTTQIPKICLELGRGVRGMIGHTQPRRIAARTVAERIAEEMDTPLGEAVGWKVRFTDQVNQESTFIKLMTDGILLAEIQTDRELRAYDTIIIDEAHERSLNIDFLLGYLAQLLPKRPDLKVVITSATIDPERFSRHFGEAPIIEVSGRTYPVEVRYRPLLEDESEDSDRDQITAICDAVEELQGEGKGDILVFLSGEREIRDTADALTKKNYRFTEVLPLYARLSHAEQHRVFQQHTGRRIVLATNVAETSLTVPGIKYVIDPGFARISRYSHRTKVQRLPIEAVSQASANQRKGRCGRTSDGICIRLYSEDDFLARPEFTDAEILRTNLASVILQMTAAGLGEIEKFPFIDPPDHRNIRDGVQLLQELGALDPDEKDPRNRLTQTGRKLAQLPVDPRLARMVLEADKNGCVREVMVIAAALSIQDPRERPVDKQTQADQQHARFRDESSDFLAFLNMWRYIREQQKERGSSAFRRMCKQEYLNFLRIREWQDIYSQLRTVAKQMGIQFNEEDAAEQSVHVSLLAGLLSHIGMKDVKNAGGEGGKNTAKNEYLGARSAKFAIFPGSALFKKTPRFVMSAELVETSRLWARVNAKIEPEWVEPLAGHLLKRTYSEPHWEKDQAAVMAFEKVTLYGVPIIAQRKVNYGRIDPEASRELFIRNALVEGDWRTHHKFFADNRRLLTEVEELEHRARRRDILVDDETLYDFYDQRVPEHVVSGAHFDSWWKHKHHEEPELLDFERSMLINERAGDISKDDYPDSWHQGRLKFRVTYQFEPGADADGVTVHIPLQVLNQVTDEGFDWQIPGLREEVVTELIRSLPKPIRRNYVPAPNFAQRFLAAAVPLQEPLPTTMARELKRMVGVPFTADDFDWSKVPDHLLITFRIVDERRRRIAEDKDLEALKVRLKPKARQAISQAAAATAEREGGESLERKGLTDWTIGSLTRVFETRRAGQPVKAYPALVDDGDTVSVRLFDTEEEQAEAMWKGTRRLIVRNIPVNPAKFASEKLTNAQKLALSANPHGSIQALFDDCALAAADKLIGDFGGPAWDEESYRKLYEKVRAEIVDTTVRAVDQVQQVLAAWQACERRLKAAHSPALLPNLADVRAQLDALVKPGFVTATGIRRLPDLMRYMVAADRRLQQMPTGVQRDTTRMEKVHEMQDEYAWLLEQLPQGRPVPSSVRDIRWMIEELRVSYFAHALGTAYPVSDKRIVKAIDAAAP; encoded by the coding sequence ATGTCTACGCACCCCGCCTCCGCGCCCGGCACTTCCGCCCCCGCCCTCGGCGACCTCGCCCCCCGCCTGACCGAGCTGACCCTGCGCGACGCGCACCGGCTCGGGCGCAGGCTCGAAGGCGCGCGCAAGATCCGTAAGCCGGAGGCCCGCGCCGCCGTCCTCGCCGAGATCGAGACCGAGGTCGCCCGCGGCGAGGAGCGGATGGCCGCGCGGCGCACCCGCATCCCGGCGATCTCGTATCCGGAACAGCTGCCGGTCAGCCAGAAGAAGGCCGACATCGCGGCCGCGATCCGCGACCACCAGGTCGTGATCGTGGCCGGTGAGACCGGCTCCGGCAAGACGACCCAGATCCCCAAGATCTGCCTCGAACTCGGCCGCGGCGTCCGCGGCATGATCGGACACACCCAGCCCCGCCGTATCGCCGCGCGCACCGTCGCGGAGCGCATCGCGGAGGAGATGGACACCCCGCTCGGCGAGGCCGTCGGCTGGAAGGTCCGTTTCACGGACCAGGTGAACCAGGAGTCGACGTTCATCAAGCTGATGACGGACGGCATCCTGCTCGCCGAGATCCAGACCGACCGCGAACTGCGCGCCTACGACACGATCATCATCGACGAGGCCCACGAGCGGTCCCTCAACATCGACTTCCTGCTGGGCTACCTCGCCCAACTGCTGCCCAAGCGCCCGGACTTGAAGGTCGTCATCACCTCGGCGACCATCGACCCGGAGCGGTTCTCCCGGCACTTCGGCGAGGCCCCAATCATCGAGGTCAGCGGCCGGACGTATCCGGTCGAGGTGCGGTACCGCCCACTCCTGGAGGACGAGTCCGAGGACTCCGACCGCGACCAGATCACCGCGATCTGTGACGCCGTGGAGGAGCTTCAGGGCGAGGGCAAGGGCGACATCCTCGTCTTCCTCTCCGGCGAGCGGGAGATCCGCGACACCGCCGACGCGCTGACGAAGAAGAACTACCGCTTCACGGAGGTCCTCCCTCTCTACGCCCGCCTCTCGCACGCCGAGCAGCACCGGGTTTTCCAGCAGCACACGGGCCGCAGGATCGTTCTGGCGACCAACGTCGCCGAGACCTCCCTCACCGTCCCGGGCATCAAGTACGTCATCGACCCCGGCTTCGCCCGCATCAGCCGCTACAGCCACCGAACGAAGGTGCAGCGGCTGCCCATCGAGGCGGTGAGCCAGGCAAGTGCCAATCAGCGCAAGGGGCGTTGTGGCCGTACGTCGGACGGCATCTGCATCCGCCTGTACTCCGAGGACGACTTCCTCGCCCGTCCGGAGTTCACGGACGCCGAGATCCTGCGGACGAACCTCGCCTCCGTCATCCTTCAGATGACCGCGGCCGGTCTCGGTGAGATCGAGAAGTTCCCGTTCATCGACCCGCCGGACCACCGCAACATCCGCGACGGCGTCCAACTCCTCCAGGAACTGGGCGCGTTGGACCCGGACGAGAAGGACCCGCGCAACCGCCTCACACAGACCGGCCGCAAGCTCGCCCAACTCCCCGTGGACCCACGCCTGGCCCGCATGGTCCTGGAGGCCGACAAGAACGGCTGTGTCCGCGAGGTCATGGTGATCGCCGCCGCGCTCTCCATCCAGGACCCGCGCGAACGCCCGGTGGACAAGCAGACGCAGGCGGACCAGCAACACGCCCGTTTCCGGGACGAGTCGAGCGACTTCCTCGCGTTCCTCAACATGTGGCGGTACATCCGCGAGCAGCAGAAGGAACGCGGCTCCTCCGCGTTCCGTCGCATGTGCAAGCAGGAGTACCTGAACTTCCTCCGCATCCGTGAGTGGCAGGACATCTACAGCCAACTCCGCACGGTGGCAAAGCAGATGGGCATCCAGTTCAACGAGGAGGATGCCGCCGAGCAGAGCGTCCACGTCTCCCTCCTCGCCGGCCTGCTGTCGCACATCGGCATGAAGGACGTGAAGAACGCCGGGGGGGAGGGTGGGAAAAACACAGCGAAGAACGAGTATCTGGGCGCCCGCAGCGCCAAGTTCGCGATCTTCCCGGGTTCGGCGCTCTTCAAGAAGACCCCGCGTTTCGTCATGTCGGCGGAACTGGTGGAGACGTCACGCCTCTGGGCCCGCGTCAACGCCAAGATCGAGCCCGAGTGGGTCGAGCCGCTCGCCGGCCACCTCCTCAAGCGGACGTACAGCGAACCGCACTGGGAGAAGGACCAGGCGGCCGTGATGGCCTTCGAGAAGGTCACGCTCTACGGCGTCCCGATCATCGCCCAGCGCAAGGTGAACTACGGCCGCATCGACCCGGAGGCGTCCCGCGAGCTGTTCATCCGCAACGCGCTGGTCGAGGGCGACTGGCGCACGCACCACAAGTTCTTCGCCGACAACCGCAGACTCCTCACCGAGGTCGAGGAGTTGGAGCATCGCGCCCGCCGCCGGGACATCCTGGTCGACGACGAGACGCTCTACGACTTCTACGACCAGCGGGTGCCCGAACACGTCGTGTCCGGCGCCCACTTCGACTCCTGGTGGAAGCACAAGCACCATGAGGAGCCCGAACTCCTCGACTTCGAGCGCTCGATGCTCATCAACGAGCGCGCGGGAGACATCAGCAAGGACGACTATCCGGACTCCTGGCATCAGGGACGGCTCAAGTTCCGGGTGACGTACCAGTTCGAGCCGGGCGCGGACGCGGACGGTGTCACGGTCCACATCCCGCTCCAGGTCCTGAACCAGGTCACGGACGAGGGCTTCGACTGGCAGATCCCCGGGTTGCGGGAAGAGGTGGTGACGGAACTGATCCGCTCCCTCCCGAAGCCGATCCGCCGCAACTACGTCCCGGCCCCGAACTTCGCCCAACGCTTCCTGGCGGCAGCGGTCCCCCTCCAGGAACCCCTCCCCACCACCATGGCCCGCGAGTTGAAGCGCATGGTCGGAGTCCCCTTCACCGCCGACGACTTCGACTGGTCGAAGGTCCCGGACCACCTGCTCATCACCTTCCGGATCGTGGACGAGCGGCGCCGCAGGATCGCCGAGGACAAGGACCTGGAGGCGCTGAAGGTCCGCCTGAAGCCGAAGGCGCGCCAGGCCATCTCACAGGCGGCCGCGGCGACGGCCGAGCGCGAGGGCGGCGAGTCCCTGGAACGCAAGGGCCTCACCGACTGGACGATCGGCTCCCTCACCCGCGTCTTCGAGACCCGTCGGGCCGGCCAGCCGGTAAAGGCGTACCCCGCGCTGGTCGACGACGGCGACACCGTCTCCGTACGGCTCTTCGACACGGAGGAGGAGCAGGCGGAGGCGATGTGGAAGGGCACGCGCCGGCTCATCGTGCGCAACATCCCGGTGAATCCGGCGAAGTTCGCGTCCGAGAAGCTCACGAACGCGCAGAAGCTGGCCCTGTCCGCGAACCCGCACGGTTCGATCCAGGCACTGTTCGACGACTGCGCGCTGGCGGCGGCGGACAAGCTGATCGGCGACTTCGGCGGCCCGGCGTGGGACGAGGAGTCGTACCGGAAGCTCTACGAGAAGGTGCGCGCCGAGATCGTCGACACGACGGTCCGGGCGGTCGACCAGGTCCAACAGGTGCTGGCCGCCTGGCAGGCCTGTGAGCGCCGCCTGAAGGCGGCACACAGCCCCGCGCTCCTCCCCAACCTCGCGGACGTACGCGCCCAGTTGGACGCCCTCGTGAAGCCGGGCTTCGTCACGGCGACGGGCATACGACGCCTGCCCGACCTGATGCGCTACATGGTGGCCGCCGACCGCCGCCTCCAGCAGATGCCGACGGGGGTCCAGCGGGACACGACCCGCATGGAGAAGGTCCACGAGATGCAGGACGAGTACGCGTGGCTCCTGGAGCAACTCCCGCAGGGCCGCCCGGTTCCGTCCTCCGTCCGGGACATCCGCTGGATGATCGAGGAGCTCCGGGTCAGCTATTTCGCCCACGCGCTGGGCACGGCGTACCCCGTCTCCGACAAGCGGATCGTGAAGGCGATCGACGCGGCCGCACCGTAA